Proteins encoded by one window of Yersinia massiliensis:
- the mtr gene encoding tryptophan permease, with product MAQTTLEDQVTAVKIKSPSLLGGAMIIAGTIVGAGMFSLPVVMSGIWFYWSIAVLVFTWFCMLHSGLMILEANLNYHTGASFDTITKDLLGNGWNVINGLTVAFVLYILTYAYISASGSVIQHTLRGMGIDFPARLGGLFFALFVAFIVWLSTTAVSRMTTIVLGAKILTFFMTFGGLLGHVEPVKLFNLSDANPSYLPYLLMTLPFCLASFGYHGNVPSLMKHYGKNPHRIRNCLLIGTLLALALYIIWLVGTMGNIPRPQFREIASQGGNIDVLVSALGGILKSPSMDLLLTVFSNFAVASSFLGVTLGLFDYLADLFKFDDSRLGRGKTAAITFIPPILGGLIYPDGFIYAIGYAGLAATVWAAIVPALLARASRKRFGSPLYRVWGGTPMIVLILLFGAVNAIAHVLSSLNLLPVY from the coding sequence ATGGCCCAAACAACATTAGAAGATCAGGTCACAGCAGTAAAAATTAAAAGTCCTTCCCTACTCGGTGGTGCAATGATTATTGCAGGCACCATTGTGGGCGCAGGGATGTTTTCGCTACCCGTTGTTATGTCAGGGATCTGGTTTTATTGGTCTATTGCCGTTCTGGTTTTTACTTGGTTTTGCATGCTCCACTCTGGATTAATGATCCTCGAAGCCAACCTCAACTACCACACCGGCGCCAGTTTTGACACCATCACCAAAGACTTACTGGGCAATGGCTGGAACGTGATTAATGGCCTGACCGTCGCCTTTGTACTCTACATTCTGACCTATGCCTATATCTCCGCCAGCGGTTCTGTTATTCAACATACACTACGTGGCATGGGCATCGATTTTCCTGCTCGATTAGGTGGCTTATTCTTTGCCTTATTTGTCGCCTTTATTGTCTGGCTCAGTACCACTGCGGTGAGCCGCATGACAACTATCGTGCTAGGCGCAAAAATACTCACCTTCTTTATGACGTTTGGCGGGCTGCTCGGGCATGTCGAACCCGTGAAGTTGTTTAATCTAAGCGATGCTAACCCCAGTTACCTGCCCTATCTACTGATGACACTGCCGTTTTGTCTGGCTTCATTCGGCTACCACGGTAACGTCCCTAGCCTGATGAAGCATTACGGCAAGAATCCTCATCGAATCCGCAACTGTCTGCTGATTGGCACGCTGCTGGCACTGGCCCTCTATATCATTTGGCTGGTCGGCACCATGGGCAATATTCCGCGACCGCAATTTCGTGAAATAGCCAGTCAGGGCGGCAATATCGATGTGTTGGTCAGTGCATTAGGGGGGATCTTAAAAAGCCCGTCAATGGACCTGCTGCTGACGGTATTCTCAAACTTCGCGGTCGCCAGTTCATTCCTGGGCGTGACATTGGGATTATTCGATTATCTGGCTGATTTATTTAAATTTGACGACAGCCGATTAGGGCGAGGGAAAACCGCCGCCATTACCTTCATACCGCCCATCTTGGGTGGGTTGATATATCCAGATGGCTTCATCTACGCCATCGGCTACGCGGGACTCGCCGCCACCGTCTGGGCTGCCATCGTCCCCGCGCTGTTGGCCCGAGCCTCTCGCAAACGCTTTGGTAGCCCGCTGTATCGTGTATGGGGAGGGACACCCATGATTGTGTTGATTCTGCTGTTCGGG